A genomic region of Caulobacter vibrioides contains the following coding sequences:
- a CDS encoding CaiB/BaiF CoA transferase family protein, translated as MSQGPLAGLRVIEMGSLIAGPFCGQVLGDFGAEVIKIEDPKVGDPMRQWGRSKPKGLSPWWPVIGRNKKSVTVDLRMEAGRDIARALIAKADVVVENFRPGTLEKWGMGYEALAKTNPGLVMARVSGFGQTGPYASRAGYALVGEAMGGLRHITGEPDRPPARAGISIGDSLSGLNTALGVMMALHARQRTGRGQVVDTAIYESVLTVMENLVTEYDLTGYVRERSGAVLPGIAPSNVYPTRSGELVLIGANQDTLFRRLCELMGRPDLADDPRYCDHAARGAHQAELDARIAAWTADQDIDDLLPKLEAAGLATGRIYRAPDMLKDPQYVARESIVTVPHPVFGEIKMQNAFPRLTETPGGVRWPGPTLGEHTDTVLADIAGLSAEAIEGLRKKGVLG; from the coding sequence ATGAGCCAGGGTCCGTTGGCCGGCCTGCGGGTGATCGAGATGGGTTCGCTGATCGCCGGACCCTTCTGTGGTCAGGTGTTGGGCGACTTCGGCGCCGAGGTCATCAAGATCGAGGACCCTAAGGTCGGCGACCCCATGCGCCAGTGGGGACGATCCAAGCCCAAGGGTCTGTCGCCCTGGTGGCCGGTGATCGGCCGTAACAAGAAGTCGGTGACGGTCGACCTGCGCATGGAGGCGGGGCGCGATATCGCGCGGGCCCTGATCGCCAAGGCCGACGTCGTGGTCGAGAACTTCCGCCCCGGTACGCTTGAGAAATGGGGCATGGGCTATGAGGCCCTGGCCAAGACCAATCCGGGCCTGGTGATGGCGCGGGTGTCGGGCTTTGGCCAGACCGGGCCCTATGCCAGCCGCGCGGGTTACGCCTTGGTCGGCGAGGCGATGGGCGGCCTACGCCATATCACCGGCGAGCCTGACCGCCCGCCCGCGCGGGCCGGCATCTCGATCGGCGACAGCCTGTCGGGCCTGAACACAGCGCTGGGGGTGATGATGGCCCTCCACGCCCGCCAGCGCACAGGTCGGGGGCAGGTGGTCGACACCGCCATCTATGAGAGCGTGCTGACGGTGATGGAGAACCTGGTCACCGAATATGACCTGACCGGCTATGTGCGCGAGCGGTCCGGCGCGGTGCTGCCGGGTATCGCGCCGTCCAATGTCTATCCGACCAGGAGCGGCGAGCTTGTTCTGATCGGCGCCAACCAGGACACCCTGTTCCGCCGCCTGTGCGAGCTGATGGGCCGGCCTGACCTGGCCGATGATCCGCGCTACTGCGACCACGCCGCGCGCGGCGCTCACCAGGCCGAACTCGACGCGCGCATCGCCGCCTGGACCGCCGATCAGGACATCGACGACCTTCTGCCGAAGCTCGAGGCCGCAGGCCTGGCCACCGGCCGCATCTACCGCGCGCCCGACATGCTGAAGGATCCGCAGTACGTGGCCCGCGAGTCGATCGTCACCGTGCCCCACCCTGTGTTCGGCGAGATCAAGATGCAGAACGCCTTCCCCCGACTGACCGAAACGCCCGGTGGGGTGCGCTGGCCGGGGCCGACCCTGGGCGAACACACGGACACGGTTTTGGCCGATATCGCCGGCCTGAGCGCCGAAGCGATCGAAGGTCTGCGCAAGAAAGGCGTGCTGGGCTGA
- a CDS encoding DUF4142 domain-containing protein codes for MTRHFLVVGVAVAALSLAACGQKSDETKGAATPAEQAATPDANPAATVPTPADETKADVFATKLADGNMFEIEAAKLAASRSTNASVKAFAKTMGEAHKASNRSLNTAIAASGAMITVPTMLSKDMQDDLDDLAKADAKDFDKDYADAMVDAHQAMLNLLQRYAQDGDTPALKTFAAETAPTVQKHLNMAEGLKKGFDTGEDVAKARQ; via the coding sequence ATGACCCGCCATTTTCTCGTCGTCGGCGTCGCCGTCGCCGCTCTGAGCCTCGCCGCCTGCGGCCAGAAATCCGATGAAACCAAGGGCGCCGCCACGCCGGCCGAGCAAGCCGCGACGCCGGACGCCAACCCCGCCGCGACCGTTCCGACGCCCGCCGACGAAACCAAGGCCGACGTGTTCGCCACCAAGCTGGCCGACGGTAACATGTTCGAAATCGAGGCCGCCAAGCTGGCCGCCTCGCGCTCGACGAACGCATCAGTCAAGGCGTTCGCCAAGACCATGGGCGAGGCCCACAAGGCGTCCAACCGGAGCTTGAACACGGCGATCGCGGCCTCAGGCGCCATGATCACCGTGCCGACCATGCTCTCCAAGGACATGCAGGACGATTTGGACGATCTGGCGAAGGCCGACGCCAAGGACTTCGACAAGGACTACGCCGACGCCATGGTCGACGCGCATCAGGCCATGCTGAACCTGCTGCAACGCTACGCCCAGGATGGCGACACGCCGGCGCTGAAGACCTTCGCCGCCGAGACCGCGCCGACGGTCCAGAAGCACCTGAACATGGCCGAGGGCCTGAAGAAGGGGTTCGACACCGGCGAGGACGTGGCCAAGGCCCGTCAGTAA
- a CDS encoding PaaI family thioesterase, translated as MSDEVEIRMDAGALNAFLHRAFPEVDAAQMPQVLEVEAGRALLKLPYASRQLRPGGVISGPTMMSLADTAAYAMILARIGEVALSVTTSLNIHFLRGCKPGDLYAEATLLKLGRRIATVDVLMWTEGRERAAAKATVAYAIP; from the coding sequence GTGAGCGACGAGGTTGAGATCCGGATGGATGCAGGGGCGCTGAACGCGTTCCTGCATCGCGCCTTTCCAGAGGTCGATGCGGCCCAGATGCCGCAGGTTCTGGAGGTCGAGGCGGGTCGTGCTCTGCTGAAACTGCCCTATGCGTCGCGGCAATTGCGGCCCGGCGGGGTGATCTCGGGTCCGACGATGATGAGCCTGGCCGACACTGCGGCCTACGCCATGATCCTGGCGCGGATCGGCGAGGTGGCCCTGTCTGTGACCACCTCGCTCAACATCCACTTTCTTCGGGGCTGCAAGCCGGGCGACCTCTACGCCGAGGCCACCCTGCTCAAGCTCGGCCGCCGGATCGCCACGGTCGACGTCCTGATGTGGACCGAAGGGCGCGAGCGCGCCGCCGCCAAGGCGACGGTCGCCTACGCCATTCCGTAG
- a CDS encoding M1 family aminopeptidase, whose product MFGKIAGFELRYQLKSPVFWVVATIFFLMTFGAATIDQIRIGGGGNIHKNAPYAIAQTHLILAIFYMFVTTAFVANVVVRDDETGFGPILRSTRIRKFDYLYGRFTGAFLAAAISFLVVPLAIFVGSFMPWVDPERLGPNDLNAYLFSYFALALPAILLTSAIFFALATVTRSMMWTYVGVIAFLVLYIVAGIALDRPEYEKGAALWEPLGTAAFSLATKYWTASERNSLTPPLAGALLFNRVFVLALSAGFLALAYSLFRFQSAELSGQRKSAKKTKAASPDAASPPSGPLPTPVFDRRTAWAQLMVRTRLDMGQVFKSPAFFVLLFLGLANAMGALWFATEAGRYGGVVYPVTRILLFPLLGSFGLIPIIIAIYYSGELVWRERERKTHEIIDATPVPDWAFVVPKTLAISLVLISTLLISVLAAVLSQVFHGYFNFELEKYLIWYVLPQALDFILVAVLAVFLQTISPHKFIGWALMVIYIVSTITFTNLGFEHKLYNYGATTDMPFSDMNGLGKFWIGAWWLRAYWTAFAIILLVLAYGLWRRGTESRLLPRLRRLPLRLRGGAGALMGLSLAAFAALGGFIYVNTNVWNDYRTRIDGEEWQADYEKTLLPFESVPQPKIIAQVLDVDIKPHAPSLETKGSYILENKTGAALKEIHVRFDRDLEVKGLSIEGARPKKTFEKFNYRIFAFDTPMAPGEQRKMSFITLRAQRGFPNSGTETRVVDNGTFVNNLEIAPILGMSRDGLLSDRAKRRKYGLPPEQRMAKLGDIPTRQFHQLRKDADFIRSDITVSTVADQTPIAPGYKVSDTVKNGRRIARFVSEAPIMPFVSIQSARYKVSEETYKGVQLAVYYDAQHPWNIDRMKTSMKRSLDYMGTNFSPYQFRQLRYQEFPDYAQFAQSFANTIPWSEGMFFISDYRDPTKIDMVTYVGAHEIGHQWWAHQVVGADQQGAAMLTETFAQYSALMVMKRTYGEDQIRKFLKFELDSYLRARGGDVIDEQPLYKVENQPYVYYRKGSLVMYRLQDQIGEEAVNRALRKLIADFAFKGAPYPTTLDFMAALRAEAPADKQALITDLFEKITLYDLKTKSASVKKRPDGKFDVTVVVDAQKKYADGKGKETGAPLNESMEIGLFTAKPGDKGFAAKNVLLYQRRAIRSGENTFTFTVDKAPTFAGIDPYNTVIDRNGDDNTVKVGG is encoded by the coding sequence ATGTTTGGCAAGATCGCGGGCTTTGAGCTCCGCTACCAACTGAAGTCGCCCGTCTTCTGGGTGGTGGCGACCATCTTCTTCCTGATGACGTTCGGGGCGGCGACGATCGATCAGATCCGGATCGGCGGCGGCGGCAACATCCACAAGAACGCGCCGTACGCGATCGCCCAGACGCACCTGATCCTGGCGATCTTCTACATGTTCGTGACCACGGCCTTTGTGGCCAATGTGGTCGTCCGCGACGACGAGACGGGCTTTGGGCCGATCCTGCGATCCACGCGGATCCGCAAGTTCGACTATCTGTACGGCCGCTTCACCGGCGCGTTCCTGGCGGCGGCGATCTCGTTCCTCGTCGTGCCGCTGGCCATCTTCGTGGGCTCGTTCATGCCCTGGGTCGATCCCGAGCGGCTGGGGCCCAACGATCTGAACGCCTATCTGTTCTCCTATTTCGCCCTGGCCTTGCCGGCGATCCTGCTGACCTCGGCGATCTTCTTCGCCCTGGCCACCGTCACGCGCTCGATGATGTGGACCTATGTCGGCGTCATCGCCTTCCTGGTTCTGTACATTGTCGCCGGCATCGCGCTGGATCGACCCGAATACGAGAAGGGCGCGGCGCTGTGGGAGCCGCTAGGCACCGCCGCCTTTAGCCTGGCGACCAAGTACTGGACCGCCAGCGAGCGCAACAGCCTGACGCCGCCGCTGGCCGGCGCGCTGCTGTTCAACCGCGTCTTCGTGTTGGCCCTGTCGGCCGGGTTCCTGGCCCTGGCCTATAGCCTGTTCCGCTTCCAGTCGGCGGAGCTGTCGGGTCAGCGCAAGAGCGCCAAGAAGACCAAGGCCGCGTCGCCTGACGCTGCGTCCCCGCCGTCCGGCCCGCTGCCGACGCCGGTGTTCGACCGCCGGACGGCCTGGGCCCAACTGATGGTCCGCACACGCCTCGACATGGGCCAGGTCTTCAAGAGTCCGGCCTTTTTCGTGCTGCTGTTCCTGGGCCTGGCCAACGCCATGGGCGCGCTGTGGTTCGCCACCGAGGCCGGCCGCTATGGCGGGGTCGTCTATCCAGTGACGCGGATCCTGCTCTTTCCGCTGCTGGGCTCGTTCGGCCTGATCCCGATCATCATCGCCATCTACTATTCGGGCGAACTGGTCTGGCGCGAGCGGGAGCGCAAGACTCACGAGATCATCGACGCCACCCCGGTTCCCGACTGGGCGTTCGTCGTCCCAAAGACCCTTGCGATCAGCCTTGTGCTGATCTCCACCCTGCTGATCAGCGTGCTCGCCGCCGTGCTGAGCCAAGTGTTCCATGGCTATTTCAACTTTGAACTCGAGAAGTACCTGATCTGGTACGTGCTGCCGCAGGCGCTGGACTTCATCCTGGTGGCCGTGCTGGCGGTGTTCCTGCAGACGATCAGCCCGCACAAGTTCATCGGCTGGGCGCTGATGGTGATCTACATCGTCAGCACCATCACGTTCACCAACCTTGGTTTCGAGCATAAGCTCTACAACTACGGCGCCACCACCGACATGCCGTTCTCCGACATGAACGGCCTGGGCAAGTTCTGGATCGGCGCCTGGTGGCTGCGGGCCTACTGGACGGCCTTTGCGATCATCTTGCTGGTGCTGGCCTATGGCCTGTGGCGGCGCGGGACCGAAAGCCGGCTGTTGCCGCGCCTGCGCCGTCTGCCGCTGCGCCTGCGTGGCGGCGCCGGGGCGCTGATGGGCCTGTCATTGGCCGCCTTCGCGGCTCTGGGCGGGTTCATCTACGTCAACACCAACGTCTGGAACGACTACCGCACCCGCATCGACGGCGAAGAGTGGCAGGCTGACTACGAAAAGACCCTGCTGCCGTTCGAGTCCGTCCCCCAGCCCAAGATCATCGCCCAGGTTCTGGACGTCGACATCAAGCCGCACGCACCCAGCCTCGAGACCAAGGGCTCGTATATTCTGGAGAACAAGACCGGCGCGGCGCTGAAGGAAATCCACGTCCGCTTCGACCGCGACCTGGAGGTCAAGGGCCTGTCGATCGAGGGCGCGCGGCCCAAGAAGACCTTCGAGAAGTTCAACTACCGCATCTTCGCCTTCGACACGCCCATGGCGCCGGGCGAGCAGCGCAAGATGAGCTTCATCACCCTGCGGGCCCAGCGCGGCTTCCCCAACAGCGGGACCGAGACACGGGTCGTCGACAATGGGACCTTCGTCAACAACCTGGAGATTGCCCCGATCCTGGGCATGTCGCGCGACGGTCTGCTGAGCGACCGGGCCAAGCGCCGCAAGTACGGTCTGCCCCCCGAGCAACGCATGGCCAAGCTGGGCGATATTCCGACCCGGCAGTTCCACCAGCTGCGCAAGGACGCCGACTTCATCCGCTCCGACATCACGGTGAGCACCGTGGCCGACCAGACGCCGATCGCGCCGGGCTACAAGGTCTCCGACACGGTCAAGAACGGCCGCCGTATCGCCCGCTTCGTCAGCGAAGCGCCGATCATGCCTTTCGTGTCGATCCAGTCGGCTCGCTACAAGGTGTCCGAAGAGACGTACAAGGGCGTGCAGCTGGCGGTCTACTACGACGCCCAGCACCCCTGGAACATCGACCGGATGAAGACGTCGATGAAGCGTTCGCTGGACTATATGGGCACCAACTTCAGCCCCTATCAGTTCCGCCAGCTGCGGTATCAGGAGTTCCCCGACTACGCCCAGTTCGCGCAGTCGTTCGCCAACACCATTCCGTGGTCGGAGGGGATGTTCTTCATCTCGGACTATCGCGACCCGACCAAGATCGACATGGTCACCTATGTCGGCGCCCATGAGATCGGCCACCAATGGTGGGCGCACCAGGTGGTCGGCGCCGACCAGCAGGGCGCGGCCATGCTGACCGAGACCTTCGCTCAGTACTCGGCCCTGATGGTGATGAAACGCACCTATGGCGAGGACCAGATCCGCAAGTTCCTGAAGTTCGAACTGGACAGCTATCTGCGGGCGCGCGGCGGCGACGTCATCGACGAACAGCCGCTCTACAAGGTCGAGAACCAGCCCTATGTCTATTACCGCAAGGGCTCGCTGGTCATGTACCGGCTGCAGGACCAGATCGGCGAAGAAGCCGTCAACCGCGCCCTGCGCAAGCTGATCGCCGACTTCGCCTTCAAGGGCGCGCCTTATCCGACCACGCTCGACTTCATGGCCGCGCTCCGGGCCGAAGCCCCTGCCGATAAGCAGGCGCTGATCACGGACCTCTTCGAGAAGATCACGCTCTACGACCTGAAGACCAAGAGCGCCTCGGTGAAGAAGCGGCCCGACGGCAAGTTCGACGTCACGGTCGTGGTCGACGCCCAGAAGAAGTACGCCGACGGCAAGGGTAAGGAGACGGGCGCGCCCCTGAACGAGTCGATGGAGATCGGTCTGTTCACCGCCAAGCCGGGCGACAAGGGCTTCGCCGCCAAGAACGTCTTGCTCTATCAGCGCCGGGCGATCCGCTCGGGCGAGAACACCTTCACCTTCACCGTCGACAAGGCGCCGACCTTCGCCGGCATCGATCCGTACAATACGGTCATCGACCGCAATGGCGACGACAACACGGTCAAGGTCGGCGGGTGA
- a CDS encoding ABC transporter ATP-binding protein: protein MLIIENLTHVYGNGTRALDEVSLTIPRGMYGLLGPNGAGKSTLMRTIATLQAPTSGHIRFGDIDVLKHPEELRKTLGYLPQDFGVYPRVSAYDMLDHMAVLKGISGGKERKATVEHLLNQVNLWDVRKKAIAGFSGGMRQRFGIAQALIGDPRLIIVDEPTAGLDPEERNRFLNLLAEIGENVVVILSTHIVEDVSDLCPAMAIICNGAIVREGAPADLVAQLKGRIWKKIIDKAELEAAKAQYKVISTRLLAGRTVIHIESETDPGAGFTPVEGGLEDVYFSTLSSTRSRQAA from the coding sequence ATGCTGATCATCGAGAATCTGACCCACGTCTATGGCAACGGCACTCGCGCCCTGGACGAGGTCAGCCTGACGATCCCGCGCGGCATGTATGGCCTGCTGGGCCCCAACGGCGCCGGCAAGTCGACCCTGATGCGCACCATCGCCACCCTGCAGGCTCCGACCTCGGGTCATATCCGGTTCGGCGACATTGACGTGCTCAAGCACCCCGAGGAGCTGCGCAAGACGCTCGGTTATCTGCCTCAGGATTTCGGCGTCTATCCGCGCGTGTCCGCCTACGACATGCTCGACCACATGGCGGTGCTCAAGGGGATCTCCGGCGGCAAGGAGCGCAAGGCGACCGTCGAGCACCTGCTGAACCAGGTGAACCTGTGGGACGTGCGCAAGAAGGCCATCGCCGGCTTCTCGGGCGGCATGCGCCAGCGCTTCGGCATCGCCCAGGCCCTGATCGGCGATCCGCGCCTGATCATCGTCGACGAGCCGACGGCGGGTCTCGACCCCGAAGAGCGCAACCGCTTCCTGAACCTCCTGGCCGAGATCGGCGAGAACGTGGTGGTGATCCTGTCGACCCACATCGTCGAGGACGTCTCCGACCTCTGCCCGGCCATGGCCATCATCTGCAACGGCGCCATCGTGCGCGAGGGCGCGCCGGCCGACCTGGTGGCCCAGCTGAAGGGCCGGATCTGGAAAAAGATCATCGACAAGGCTGAGCTGGAGGCCGCCAAGGCCCAGTACAAGGTCATCTCCACCCGCCTGCTGGCCGGCCGTACCGTGATCCACATCGAGTCCGAGACCGATCCGGGCGCGGGCTTCACCCCCGTCGAGGGCGGGCTGGAGGACGTCTACTTCTCCACCCTGTCGTCCACCCGCTCGCGCCAAGCGGCGTAA
- a CDS encoding fumarylacetoacetate hydrolase family protein, whose product MTTYAFPPHAIPTVPVEGSDTVFPVRRILCVGRNYAAHRREMGGDDRDPPFFFAKPADAIAPLADQIAYPLATSDLHHEIELVVALKAGGANLTIEQALACVLGYAVGVDLTRRDLQAAAKAKGQPWEAAKGFDQSAPISAIRVMDAPAAEAAVTLSVNGQARQHGLVGDMIWNIGEVIAKASELWALAAGDLIFTGTPEGVAAIVRGDKVVGEIEGVGRLDFTLA is encoded by the coding sequence ATGACGACCTACGCTTTTCCCCCGCACGCCATCCCGACGGTCCCGGTGGAGGGATCGGACACTGTGTTTCCGGTGCGTCGCATCCTCTGCGTCGGCCGTAACTACGCCGCGCACCGCCGCGAGATGGGCGGCGATGATCGCGATCCGCCGTTCTTCTTCGCCAAGCCCGCCGACGCCATCGCGCCGCTGGCCGATCAGATCGCCTATCCGCTGGCGACTAGCGACCTGCATCATGAGATCGAACTGGTGGTCGCCTTGAAGGCGGGCGGCGCGAACCTGACGATCGAACAGGCCCTGGCCTGCGTGTTAGGCTATGCGGTCGGCGTCGACCTCACGCGCCGCGATCTGCAAGCCGCAGCCAAGGCCAAGGGTCAGCCCTGGGAGGCGGCCAAGGGCTTCGACCAGAGCGCGCCGATCAGCGCCATCCGGGTGATGGACGCTCCGGCGGCCGAGGCGGCGGTGACGCTGTCGGTCAACGGCCAGGCGCGCCAGCACGGCCTGGTGGGCGACATGATCTGGAACATCGGCGAGGTGATCGCCAAGGCCAGCGAGCTCTGGGCCCTGGCCGCCGGCGACCTGATCTTCACCGGTACGCCCGAGGGCGTCGCCGCCATCGTCCGCGGCGACAAGGTCGTCGGCGAGATCGAAGGCGTCGGCCGTCTGGACTTCACCCTGGCCTGA
- the maiA gene encoding maleylacetoacetate isomerase, with protein MKLVLHSAKRASAPYRVRIGLNLKGLAYDLRPVDLVANAHQGEDYRALNAQALVPTLEVDGRPLTQSLAILEWLDETVPEHPLLPTSAFDRATVRAMAEIIACDIHPLNNLRILRQLTAMDIDEPARNAWVARWISDGFAALEPMVAAHSKGYAFGDTPGLVDCLLVPQVFNANRFNIDLAPFPAIAAVAAHARAHPAIAAAHPDHHPER; from the coding sequence ATGAAGCTCGTCCTGCACAGCGCCAAGCGCGCCAGCGCACCCTATCGGGTGCGCATCGGCCTGAACCTGAAGGGCCTCGCCTACGACCTGCGCCCTGTGGACCTGGTGGCCAACGCCCATCAGGGCGAGGATTACCGTGCGCTGAACGCCCAGGCCCTGGTGCCGACCCTGGAGGTCGACGGGCGTCCGCTGACCCAGAGCCTGGCGATCCTGGAGTGGCTGGACGAGACCGTTCCAGAACACCCCCTGCTGCCGACAAGCGCCTTCGACCGCGCCACGGTGCGGGCCATGGCCGAGATCATCGCCTGCGACATCCACCCGCTGAACAACCTGCGCATCCTGCGTCAGCTGACGGCGATGGACATCGACGAGCCGGCGCGCAACGCCTGGGTCGCGCGCTGGATCAGCGACGGCTTCGCGGCCCTGGAGCCGATGGTCGCCGCCCACAGCAAGGGCTACGCCTTCGGCGATACGCCAGGGCTGGTCGACTGCTTGCTGGTCCCGCAGGTGTTCAACGCCAACCGCTTCAACATCGACCTGGCGCCGTTCCCGGCCATCGCCGCCGTCGCCGCCCACGCCCGGGCGCATCCGGCCATCGCCGCCGCCCACCCCGACCATCACCCGGAGCGCTAG
- a CDS encoding carbonic anhydrase — translation MLEDLKANNAAWSKSKTALDPEFFKRLANQQSPEYLWIGCSDSRVPANEIVGLDPGELFVHRNVANLAPPQDANYLSVLQFAVDVLKVKHIMVVGHYGCGGVAAAIDGKRRGLVDHWLHPIREVHAEHRHELEAIPEERARLDRLTELNVTRQVRNVASDVFVQDAWARGQSLAVHGWVYSLADGLVNDLNVGIAGLEDYQRAVGQPG, via the coding sequence ATGCTTGAGGACCTCAAAGCCAACAACGCCGCCTGGTCGAAGAGCAAGACCGCGCTCGATCCCGAGTTCTTCAAGCGCCTGGCCAACCAGCAGAGCCCCGAATACCTGTGGATCGGCTGCAGCGACAGCCGCGTGCCGGCCAACGAGATCGTCGGCCTGGATCCCGGCGAGCTGTTCGTCCACCGCAATGTGGCCAACCTCGCCCCGCCGCAGGACGCCAACTATCTGAGCGTGCTGCAGTTCGCGGTCGACGTCTTGAAGGTCAAGCATATCATGGTCGTGGGCCACTATGGCTGCGGCGGTGTGGCCGCGGCTATTGACGGCAAGCGTCGGGGTCTGGTCGATCACTGGCTGCACCCGATCCGCGAGGTCCACGCCGAGCATCGCCACGAGCTGGAGGCGATCCCGGAAGAACGCGCCCGGCTCGACCGACTGACCGAACTGAACGTCACCCGTCAGGTGCGCAATGTCGCCTCGGATGTCTTCGTTCAGGACGCCTGGGCGCGCGGCCAGTCGCTGGCCGTACACGGTTGGGTCTATTCCCTGGCCGACGGCCTGGTGAACGACCTCAATGTCGGCATTGCGGGCCTGGAAGACTACCAGCGCGCGGTCGGCCAGCCGGGGTAA
- the pbpC gene encoding penicillin-binding protein 1C, whose product MSSRTTRRVDPGPRGQAHCGDPWVPALPPAQGRGPAGMTRFEFWGDEACRVPRLTKALIAVLAAEVVLFTLSAAFPPDMTRARQSSAVVLDQRGAWLRALPVEDGRWRIRADLERTDATFQKRLIKVEDARFWWHLGVDPLSLARAMGSAVVHGRVTSGASTLTMQTARLLEPRPRTLGAKLIEMVRAVQLESRLSKREILALYLTLAPYGGNLEGARAASLSYFGHEPSSLTDGEQALLIALPQSPEARRPDRRPEAAKSARRAVLDKMVRGGTISEAAAYEAENEPLPRRAAFPTLAWHAAGELARAAPKGQASVVSTLDADLQSRLEPMAAAVAAAQGPDATAAILVVEIRNRAVRASVGSAGRDRAGGWVDMTRALRSPGSALKPFIYAMAMDDGLVAADTQLTDSATRFADYQPENFDRVFHDKVTVREALTHSLNVPAVATLEKLGPEAFAGRIEAAGAHLARPKAQLKEAGLALALGGEGITWRDLVMLYAALGDNGIAKPLAWTEAEAATRERSGGTRLVRPEAARQVLDILREAPSPKGRAPSALTRGGPSMAFKTGTSYGFRDAVAAGVVGGYAILVWTGRADGGARGGLTGRDAALPLLFDVADAVGAQGSAPRPIAPKSAPPALQKLRADGGGPRLIFPPDGAAVQVEALGPKARGLVLAAEGEGLTWYVEGAPLDPDPVSGRAIWKPAAPGFYKLTVVDAEGRKAAARVRIRGE is encoded by the coding sequence GTGTCATCCCGGACGACCCGCAGGGTCGATCCGGGACCCAGGGGCCAAGCGCATTGCGGCGACCCCTGGGTCCCGGCTCTCCCCCCGGCTCAAGGCCGGGGTCCGGCCGGGATGACACGCTTTGAGTTTTGGGGAGATGAAGCCTGTCGCGTCCCCCGGCTGACCAAGGCCCTGATCGCCGTGCTCGCCGCCGAGGTCGTGCTGTTCACCCTTAGCGCCGCCTTCCCACCCGACATGACCCGTGCGCGGCAGTCCTCGGCGGTGGTGCTGGACCAGCGCGGCGCGTGGCTGCGGGCCCTGCCCGTCGAGGACGGGCGCTGGCGGATTCGCGCTGACCTGGAACGCACCGACGCGACCTTCCAGAAGCGTCTGATCAAGGTCGAGGACGCCCGGTTCTGGTGGCATCTGGGCGTTGATCCCTTGTCCCTGGCCCGCGCCATGGGCTCGGCGGTGGTCCATGGTCGCGTGACGTCCGGCGCCTCGACCCTGACCATGCAGACCGCGCGTCTGCTGGAGCCAAGGCCCCGCACCCTGGGGGCCAAGCTGATCGAGATGGTCCGCGCCGTTCAGCTGGAGTCGCGGCTTTCAAAGCGCGAGATCCTGGCCCTCTACCTGACCCTGGCGCCCTATGGCGGCAACCTGGAGGGCGCGCGGGCCGCCAGTCTCAGCTATTTCGGCCATGAGCCGTCCAGCCTGACCGATGGTGAGCAGGCGCTGCTGATCGCCCTGCCGCAGTCGCCTGAGGCCCGCCGCCCAGACCGACGGCCTGAAGCGGCCAAGTCGGCGCGGCGCGCGGTGCTGGACAAGATGGTGCGAGGCGGGACCATCAGCGAGGCCGCCGCCTACGAGGCCGAGAACGAGCCGTTGCCCAGGCGGGCGGCCTTCCCGACCCTGGCCTGGCACGCGGCCGGCGAGCTGGCGCGCGCTGCGCCCAAGGGCCAGGCCAGCGTGGTCTCGACCCTGGACGCCGACCTGCAGTCACGCCTGGAGCCGATGGCCGCCGCCGTCGCCGCCGCCCAAGGCCCGGACGCCACAGCCGCGATCCTGGTGGTGGAGATCCGCAATCGGGCGGTGCGGGCCTCGGTAGGTTCGGCCGGCCGCGATCGGGCTGGGGGCTGGGTCGACATGACCCGCGCCCTACGCTCGCCGGGCTCGGCCCTGAAGCCGTTTATCTATGCGATGGCCATGGACGATGGCCTCGTGGCCGCCGACACCCAGCTGACCGACAGCGCCACCCGCTTTGCCGACTATCAGCCCGAGAACTTCGACCGGGTGTTTCACGACAAGGTCACGGTGCGCGAGGCGCTCACCCATTCCCTCAACGTCCCGGCCGTCGCCACCCTGGAGAAGCTGGGGCCGGAGGCCTTCGCCGGACGGATCGAGGCGGCGGGCGCGCATCTGGCGCGGCCCAAGGCGCAGCTGAAGGAAGCGGGCCTGGCCCTGGCGCTGGGCGGCGAGGGGATCACCTGGCGCGACCTCGTCATGCTGTACGCGGCGCTGGGCGACAACGGGATCGCCAAGCCCCTGGCCTGGACCGAAGCCGAAGCGGCGACCCGAGAGCGGTCGGGCGGGACCCGCCTGGTCCGCCCCGAGGCGGCGCGGCAGGTGCTGGACATCCTGCGTGAGGCCCCCTCGCCGAAGGGGCGCGCGCCGTCGGCCCTGACCCGGGGCGGACCGTCGATGGCCTTCAAGACCGGCACCTCCTACGGCTTCCGCGACGCGGTGGCGGCCGGGGTGGTCGGCGGCTATGCGATCCTGGTTTGGACAGGCCGCGCCGACGGCGGCGCGCGCGGCGGCCTGACGGGACGGGACGCGGCCCTGCCCCTGCTGTTCGACGTGGCCGACGCCGTGGGGGCTCAGGGCTCCGCGCCACGCCCGATCGCGCCCAAGTCCGCGCCCCCGGCGTTGCAGAAGTTGCGGGCGGATGGCGGAGGCCCGCGCTTGATCTTCCCGCCCGACGGGGCGGCGGTGCAGGTCGAGGCTCTGGGCCCCAAGGCGCGAGGGCTCGTGCTCGCCGCCGAGGGCGAGGGCCTGACCTGGTACGTGGAAGGCGCGCCGCTGGACCCCGATCCGGTCAGCGGCCGCGCGATCTGGAAGCCCGCCGCGCCGGGGTTCTACAAGCTCACCGTCGTGGACGCGGAGGGGCGCAAGGCCGCCGCCCGCGTGCGGATCCGGGGCGAATAG